Within Bacillota bacterium, the genomic segment CATGAAAAATTTAAAGATCTTAAGATTGAATGCTAAAAAAACTAACTTCGTTACTATTACACTCGAAAGCGCAACAATAAAATTCCTTATGAATGGTCGTTCTTGTTTCATAACCTTGTTTTGTAGCTTTTTTAGTCCTTGAACTTTTCAATAAGTTCAACCAATTCAAATACCAGTGATAATGGATTTGCAGTTCTTTTAATCAGTTCTTTACCATCATCAACATGTTTTTTCTTAATCATTTTTGCATAGATTTTTGCTTTATTCAACTTTTCTTTGGTTTTATTGTATAACTCAGGATCGCAAGATATATAATCAGCAAATTTATCTTGAATCTTTTTTATCAATGTATCCTTTTCATAAGAACTCGGAAAATAGCCAAAGTGACATAAAATCCAATATTCAAAACAAGGATTTGAAAATGATATGAGTATCTTATTTTTGGTAGCTAATGATTTAGCCCTACCAAACTGTAAGTCAGTATTTGCATCTCTATCAAACACACAAGCAACCAAATCATTTTTTTGGAAATCTTTCCCTCTAGCAATAAACCCAATTGCATCTTGGATTATTCCATCTGCATTCTGATGTCCTGATTTTATAGTTTTTATTTCTAATCTACTGATTCTTTTGTCGATTCGTAATTT encodes:
- a CDS encoding RloB family protein; this translates as MRRPGLRPTKKLWIICEGKTEKLYFDKLRIDKRISRLEIKTIKSGHQNADGIIQDAIGFIARGKDFQKNDLVACVFDRDANTDLQFGRAKSLATKNKILISFSNPCFEYWILCHFGYFPSSYEKDTLIKKIQDKFADYISCDPELYNKTKEKLNKAKIYAKMIKKKHVDDGKELIKRTANPLSLVFELVELIEKFKD